A stretch of Physeter macrocephalus isolate SW-GA chromosome 8, ASM283717v5, whole genome shotgun sequence DNA encodes these proteins:
- the PTTG1 gene encoding securin isoform X1: MATLIYVDKENGEPGTRVAPKDGLKLGSGPSVKALDGRSQVSTPHVGKMFDAPPALPKAARKALGTVNRATEKSIKTNGPLKQKQTAFSTKKMTEKTVKAKSSVPASDDTYPEIEKFFPFNPSDFESFDLPEEHRIAHMPLNGVPLMILDEERELEQLLHLGPPSPLKMPPLPWESNLLQSPSSILSTLDVELPPVCYDLDI; this comes from the exons ATGGCTACTCTGATCTATGTTGACAAGGAAAATGGAGAACCAGGCACCCGTGTGGCTCCTAAGGACGGGCTGAAGCTGGGGTCTGGGCCTT CAGTCAAAGCTTTAGATGGGAGATCTCAGGTTTCAACACCACATGTTGGCAAAATGTTTGATGCTCCACCAGCTTTACCTAAAGCTGCCAGAAAGGCTTTGGGAACTGTTAACAGAGCTACAGAAAAGTCGATAAAGACTAATGGACCcctcaaacagaaacagacagccTTCTCTACCAAAAAG ATGACTGAGAAGACCGTTAAAGCAAAAAGCTCTGTTCCTGCCTCAGATGACACCtatccagaaatagaaaaattctttcCCTTCAACCCATCAG ATTTCGAGAGTTTCGACCTGCCTGAAGAGCACCGGATTGCACACATGCCCTTGAACGGAGTGCCTCTCATGATCCTCGATGAGGAGAGGGAGCTTGAACAGCTGTTACACCTgggccctccttcccctctgaaGATGCCTCCTCTACCGTGGGAGTCTA ATCTGTTGCAGTCTCCCTCAAGCATTCTGTCGACCCTGGATGTTGAATTGCCACCTGTTTGCTATGACttagatatttaa
- the PTTG1 gene encoding securin isoform X2 → MATLIYVDKENGEPGTRVAPKDGLKLGSGPFKALDGRSQVSTPHVGKMFDAPPALPKAARKALGTVNRATEKSIKTNGPLKQKQTAFSTKKMTEKTVKAKSSVPASDDTYPEIEKFFPFNPSDFESFDLPEEHRIAHMPLNGVPLMILDEERELEQLLHLGPPSPLKMPPLPWESNLLQSPSSILSTLDVELPPVCYDLDI, encoded by the exons ATGGCTACTCTGATCTATGTTGACAAGGAAAATGGAGAACCAGGCACCCGTGTGGCTCCTAAGGACGGGCTGAAGCTGGGGTCTGGGCCTT TCAAAGCTTTAGATGGGAGATCTCAGGTTTCAACACCACATGTTGGCAAAATGTTTGATGCTCCACCAGCTTTACCTAAAGCTGCCAGAAAGGCTTTGGGAACTGTTAACAGAGCTACAGAAAAGTCGATAAAGACTAATGGACCcctcaaacagaaacagacagccTTCTCTACCAAAAAG ATGACTGAGAAGACCGTTAAAGCAAAAAGCTCTGTTCCTGCCTCAGATGACACCtatccagaaatagaaaaattctttcCCTTCAACCCATCAG ATTTCGAGAGTTTCGACCTGCCTGAAGAGCACCGGATTGCACACATGCCCTTGAACGGAGTGCCTCTCATGATCCTCGATGAGGAGAGGGAGCTTGAACAGCTGTTACACCTgggccctccttcccctctgaaGATGCCTCCTCTACCGTGGGAGTCTA ATCTGTTGCAGTCTCCCTCAAGCATTCTGTCGACCCTGGATGTTGAATTGCCACCTGTTTGCTATGACttagatatttaa